Below is a genomic region from Sorghum bicolor cultivar BTx623 chromosome 9, Sorghum_bicolor_NCBIv3, whole genome shotgun sequence.
CGGAAGGAGTGGTGGAGCGGGAGCTCGGAGAGCGCCATGGAGCGCGGGGAGCGGAGGGCGGGCCGGCGGTTGGGGGGGTTcagcgcggtggcgccatggatTGGTGAGAGTGCGTGTGGGGTTTTGGGCTTGGTGGTGGCGGATAAGGGAGGAGGacccaattttttacaatttggtcctttttttgaaaaaagttcACAATTAGACCCTTGGAAAACTTAAGTGCAGAAATGGACCCAGGGCTCGGCGCCATgcatcatggcgtcgaggtatcACGTCTCGGcgccatggatcacggcgccgagctccTTGGGCCAAGCCAACGTGGATTTTGCGTGGCGGCTTGTGtggcaaaaaacaaaaaaaaaaaaaaaaacaagtcgGCGCCAgagatcacggcgccgagctcggcgccacggatctcggcgccgagctcggcgccacagatctcGGCGCCGAGGTCCTTTCCAAAACGGCCaacctctttctctctctctctgcttcCTCTCTCCTCGCGCAGCGCTCTGCTCCTGCTCCCGCCCAACTCGCCTCGCCGCGCGCCCCgcgctgctcctcctccgccgcgcgCCTCGCCGCGCTCGCCGCGCGCCGCGCGTGCCTCGCCACGCCGCGCTCGCCGCGCTCGCCGCAGCTCGCCACGCCGCCCCGCGCACCGCGTGGCCCGCGGCGCCTCCTCAACCGCGGCGTGGCCGGCTCGTGCCGTGGTCCTGTGCGGCCGCCGGCGGGCGGGCAGCCGGCGCCCACCCGAggtaaatttttttttaattttcagtTTGTAGTTggcatttttttattatttaggTTGTTTTGTAATGTTTAATTTAGTTATCAGTTAATAATAATTTAGTTAGTTATTAGTTTtattagttttataatttagTTATCACTAAATAATAATTTAGTTAGTTATTAGTTTTATTAGTGTTATAATTTAGTTAGGTATTTCATCTAGCAATTTTTTAGTTAGTAAAGTTTTGGTGTCAATTAAGTTAGATAGGTAGTACTTGTAATAAACGTAGTTACCAAAGATACTTAGGATATGTAATAATATTATGTATTTTCATGTCGTATGTTCTTATTAACATAGTTATGTAGTTAGCAAATTTAGTTATATAGTTGGGTAGGTAGATTATTATTAAAATAGATACACATATACATAATAATTCGTATGTGTTCTATAGTTGTAGTTGTATTAGTTATATGCCTAGTAACATGGTTGTTTTGTGTATCAATTAGATGGATAATTTAGTAACCTTATATCATGGAGGAAGTGTGGAGAAAGATCAGTTTGGCAATGTTGATTTTGTTGGAATGGAAACGGTCCCTTTGATGTTTGATGAGCGGCCCTTGTTTTCTGAATTGATGGGTAGTGCTCGTGATGAGCTTAAATGTAATTCGAATGAAGAAGAAATCTTAGTTGAGGGGGTCATTCACCATGGCGGGTCAGGAACAATTTTTAGGCGGTTGGTCCCAATTGTATCCGAGGTTCAATGGGACAAATATGTCAAAACTGTCATGAAGAGTGAGTTtaaatgtttggatttggttgtgCGCAACTTGTCCAAGGAGCCAGGCCCTCTAGTGGATTCTCCTCTTAATTGGCAACCACCCATTGGCCCTCTAGTGGACAATCCGGCACCCTCAGCTTCTCTGATACCCATTCAGAACGTGGGTGTGGAAGATGTGGTTGCCGTTCCTGATGCTCAATCCGGTCCCAATGAGGTTGGCTGCGTACATACCCCTATGACCCAGACAATTCCATGTAAGTGGCGTAGTTGCATTATTCATTTTGTTAGCATTCCTTCGTTCGATTTAGTTGTCTCAATTGTATGCATATTTGTGGTTTTGTTGTAGGTGACAATCCAAGTAATGATTGTTGTCATCCTGTGCCTCCAACATTTAATGTTGACGCAGCTTTTATAGCATCTAATAGTTTGGATGTTAAtattgaggatgatgaggagcccTATGGCACAGCTAGAGCTGTTGATTCCGATGATGACCGGCCAGTTGCACCTTTAAGTGAACAAGAAATGGAGCTTATCAGACGTTTTTGTCCTGATCGTGATCCACTAGTTCACGAGTTTAGTGATCTCAGTCATTCTCAAAATGCTTATGCAGAGGGAAGAGATGATGAGCTGCTGGAGGCTCCTGAGCCTGGTGAGAGTGTGCAAATTCAGAAGGGCATGATCTTTAATGATTTGCCCAGCTTAAGAAGGTGGTTGCAACAATATTCTGTAATACGTAAAAGACCCTTCAAGGTGATGCACTCCCATGTTGAGCGCCGCTACACGGTTGTGTGTGAGATGTCAGATTGCAACTGGAGGGTCTGTGCTCGTAAACAGAAGGCCACCGGGAAGTTTAAGATCACAAAAATTGTAGGTCCACACACTTGTGCCCAGACTGACCTTCAACAGAAGCATCGACAGTTGACCTCTACACTTATTGCTAGTACGTTATGCACAACTTTAAAGGGTCAGCCCAACTTGAAGGTCAGAACAATTATGGACATGGCTCAGAAGATATTTAAATATGACATAAAGTATGGCAAAGCATGGAGGGCAAAGCAAAGGGCCTGGAAGATGATATATGGGGACTGGGAGGAGGGGTACGAGCAGCTGCCAGCAATGTTCAATGCAATGAAAGCAGCTAATCCAGGCATGCATTACGAGTACAttccgaagcctaatgaatGGAGGAATGGGAGGCAGATATTCTTTCGTGCATTCTGGTGTTTTCCACAGTGTGTCCAGGCCTTTAGGCACTGCCGTCCAGTGTTATCAATTGATGGTACTTTTCTGCTTGGCAAGTACATGGGCACTCTTTTGGTAGCCATTTCCTGTGACGCTGACAACGCATTGGTTCCTTTGGCTTTTGCTTTGGTGGAGAGAGAGAACAAAGACAGCTGGGGTTGGTTCATGCGCCTAGTTCGTATACATGTCATTGGCCCACATAGGGAGGTTGGTGTCATATCTGATAGGCACCAGGGCATACTCAGTGCCGTACAGGAGCAGATTCTTGGTTATGCACCTTTGCACCATCGTTGGTGTACTAGACACCTTGCAGAGAATTTACTTCGGAAAGATGGTACGAAGGACAACTTTCCTCTATTCGAGGAGGTTGCTCGAATGCTTGAGGTGCCGTTTTTTGAGGAGAAGTTGGAGCAGTTAAAAACCGCAACAAATGCAGAAGGTAGGCAGTGGCTGCTAGGTTTGATGAGGGAACCTGAGAAATGGACAAGAGCCCATGATAATGGTGGATGGAGGTACGAGTTTCAGACTAGCAACATGGCAGAGTCATTTAACAGTGTGCTCAAGGGTATACGTGCCATGCCAGTCAATGCCATTGTAtcttttaccttttatagactaGTGGCCTGGTTCAACGATAGACATGCTCAAGCATTGCAATTACAGAGTAATAATATGaaatgggcacctagagctaagAAGCACCTTGACAAGGCAAAGGAAAGGGCTAGAACACATGACATTGAGTGTTTTGACCATGCCACTGGCAAGTACCAGGTCACTGAAAGGGGTGGTACAACGTCAGATGGTGAGATCCgaccatcaaggagttatattgttGTCCTGACTGATTTTTCATGTGGATGTGGGAGACCAAGACAGTACCACTCTCCTTGTTCTCACTATATTGCAGCAGCTAGGCATCGCAACTTTGACTACGAGACCAAGATACCATGGGAGTTGAGTGTTGATAGCCTTGTGCTAACTTGGTCGCCCCGTTTTGAGCCTTTCCTAGATGAGGGGCAGTGGCCAGAATACATTGGCCCAAGGTACATTGCAGATCCAGGTGCTCGCTGGAACAAACGTGGAACCAGAAAGCGTACGAGGCATAAGATGGTCATGGACCAGATTTCAGGTAGAACGAGGCGAGGGAGAGCAACCCCGTTTGTTACTGACCCCGAGCAAAATCAATGTGGCAAATGTGGTAGACTTGGACACAACTCGCGTACTTGCCATTGGCCGCTAAGTCAGGTGCACTTAATATTCTATGTACTTTAGTTGTTAAATACTTTCATATGCAACTTACTTTTTGGCAGACATACATGTTCTAGTGCTCCTTTGTTTAATATAATGACATTgtaatgtattatttttttctgcTTAATTACTAACTAATGGATCAAATTTGTTTATAGGATGGAGCAGTTCCACCTCCTGGATCCATACTACGAGGTGAAGCACCGAGGACGACTCACTGCCGAGGGGGCGGTACttactttgatctttgcttttcaTTAATTATTAATTTGTGTACTTATGAATTAAATAACTTGATTGTATGGTTGCAGGAACTACCCCCGCTTCGACCTCGAACGCATGACAAGTTCGAGGAGATGCGGTATGACGACAGGTACACACCTCTGCTGCAGAGGGCTGGCCTAGATGTCATATCGTATCAGGTTCGTCGTGGGTTGCCTCCAATTAACCCCGCGGCGATCACAGCTATGGTTGACAGGTGCACCATTTATCTATAGTAATCGTATGTTTTTTTGAAcaaactttatctatctttctgAAAACCCTAACAACAATGTTCTTTAAATTGTAGGTGGAGGCCAGAAACTCATAGTTTCCACCTACCTTGTGGAGAGATGACTGTTACACTCCAGGACACTCAGAAGATCCTGGGTTTGAGTGTTAGAGGTCGTCCAGTTATCGGACACTGCAGGCCCGATGGTTGGAGGGCCAGAGTTGAGGCCTTCCTTGGAAGACCACTTCCTCCGGAGGCACCGACGCAGCGCACCACTGGGGTACCAATTGCTTGGCTTAGGCAGAGCTTTGGTAATTGTCCGGCACATGCGGACCAGGAGACAGTTGCCTACTACTGTAGAGCTTGGATCTTGCACCTATTTGGGTGTGTTCTTTTCCCTGACGCGACAGGGGACACTGCATCGTGGATGTACCTCCCGTGCCTCACTGACTGGGACACCACAGGTACTTTTCCCTTACACAGTTATTATTAATTTGGTTTCTTATGTTCACGTATGCATTGATTAAATTGATTGCAACGGTTTCAGGTACTTACAGCTGGGCTTCGGGAGTGCTGGCTTACCTATACCGTAGCCTTTGTGAGGCGTGTCGTCGGACCGCAAGTAGTTCTTCCGTTGGTGGTTGTGTTTACCTACTGCAGCTTTGGATGTGGGCTCGTCTTCCAGTTGGACGGCCCATAGTTGACGCTCCTCGGGAATGGTTTGCAGTGGGCAACCCTCGTCACCGTCCGACGTTTGCCCATCTTTGGGACCAGGCGAAAGTCGCCTTCAGCAGGACTTCACGTGCGTACGTACAGTATGCCAATGAGCTCGACACGCTTAGGCCCTCCATGGTGAGTAAAATGCAGTAGTTCTTGTTTATTGTATGCTCGATAGTTTATCTAACTTGCCATATACATGTCTTATGTTTGCAGGTTAATTGGGAGCCGTACACGGCGAATGATGCGCTACATCTTGGAGTAAGCAGCATGTGTAGCGAGGATGAAGACTTGTACTTGATGATCTGCCCTCTGATTTGCTTCTATGCTGTTGAGTGGCACCTTCCAAATCGAGTAGCCCGCCAATTTGGCTTGTGCCAGCAATGGCCTGTCCCTCCATTTGATACTTCCGTGGAGCTGCACAAGTAAGTTATTTTGGTAATTTATTCCATGCATTTGATAGATATGTTGACTGCAATTTATTCAAAGTTCAATATTTATTCAAAGTTCAATACCTTAAATGTTGCTGAAAATTACATGattgctgaaatttatttgCTACTTGGTCCAATATAAATCCTTGCTGAAATCTATTACCCTCTATATGCATGTTGGTACTTTTTAcatgcttgctgaaatttatataAATGTTGCTGAAATTTACATGCTTAGTGCTTATCcatgcttgctgaaatttataaaTGTGCTATTGCAAATCcatgcttgctgaaatttatatcCTTAGTCATTTCCAACGTATTTGAAGTGTGCTACTAAAACCtacttgctgaaatttatttcaTACCTACTATATTCATGTTGCTAGTTCAATATTTTAACCACGTACTGAGTTTTAGAATCAATGTTGTTAAATCTGTGTTATTATTTTCATCTTTAATATTTAATTTTAGGATTGATCgtcagaagcaaaagaagacagTTGAGTTTCAAACGTTGCATCGTCAGTACATAGAGGTGTGGGACCAGTTTCATGACAACCTCTACGAAAATGAGCAACCACATACCAACTACAATTTTCGTGCATACCTTACTTGGTAcctaggtgttacacgaacaagGTTGAAAATTCAGTGGACCCAAGCAGATTATGCGTACCTTGAATCATCTGAGGATGAGGACACTTCCTATGACCTAGCAGCACGACAAGGGACACTTATCGAGGCAGCACCTGTCTTGGACCGAGTGGTACATGTCCTTTCCACTATACAATTGTACGATTGTTGTCCTTTCCACTTTATAAATTGCACTTATATAAACTAATACGTGTCTTATCTTATAGGGCAACGCAATAAAGCAATCTGTACTTGACATCGAACGGTTTCCAAGAACAGGTGTGGACGAGCACACACTAAACAACTTTCTTGGAGTAAGTACTTGACATCGAATTTATCTAAGAACAAGTATTACGACCCTCATTTATCATATATCTAACAATATGAATTTTAATCTTTGCATAATAGAGACTAGCACGTAGGCTTAGGCGTGCTGCAGCTCGGTGCGGTTGCGGTACTAGTGCTGCGATGAATGTGCATGTGCCACAGGAACGACAATGCAACACACCTGTTGTGCATGGTACATCTTCTTTGGGAGGTATAATTTTATTAaatttgttgtttatttgaaCTGAGCAATTTACATGGTATGAGATAATGAATTAAGTGCACACATAATTTGAACAATGTTTATAGGATCTGGAGGACAGAGCTCGTCTCGGCCAACTATGGACACTTTTCAaagcgatgatgatgaggacgaAGAGGGGGTGGCCGAGGAGCGTGACTATGACGAGCTTGGGTTATCTCAGCTTCCTGATGCTCCTTCTACTCAGCCTATGCAGGTTGCAAGAAGGCGACGTCGTTCGCCTTCTAGGTACACTCCAGGCACCGATGCTCTTGGCCACAAGGGTAAGGGTAAGACTAGGAGGCAGTGAGGATGACTTCTATGCTAACACCATGGTAGCAACTTACAATTTATGGCATAACTTCTGTTATTTTGCATGTATCGACACTGTGAACTTTGTGGACTATTTGTACTATATGAGACTGTATGGTCTCTGTGGACTATCTGAACTATCATTCCTGATGGCATACGTGCTTGTGTTGTGATATTTGGATGAATCAATGTTCCTATTGTACTGTGATGTCTATTTATAACTGTGGATGTACCAAAAACAGGGGAAACTCTTGCAAATTTTTTCCATGAATTATTCAATGTAGTGCACATATTCTGTGGTCCATTCCTATTGGTTTTGGCAGTGTAGGCTTTTCAGAAACAGTGAACCAATATGGCTTTTTATTGAATCATCACATCCGAAACAGTGAACGAATCTAAAtagacttttcagttttcaactAGCCTTTTCAGTAATCGAATCTAGGCTTTTCAAATGACAATCCAAAtagacttttcagttttcaactAGGCTTTTCATTAATCGAATCTAGGCTTTTCAGGTGCATTTATTATATACTACAACGGCTACCAACTATTGGGTTCCTATATATATACGCAGTGGTGAGAGCGTTGCTACTCACTTGAGATTGTTAAGTTCAAGTAAAAATGTCTGGAGGGTCGTCTAGAGGGAAGGGAAAGGGAAAGGCGGCGATGAAGGGTAATCCCTTTCTTTGGGAGGGTCCTCTTGGTCCTAAAGACTTTGAGGAAGCAATTTATGATAGGTTCCCCCTTGAGAGCAAACATGATTTTACTAAAGAGGCACCACTGAGGGCATATGAT
It encodes:
- the LOC110430494 gene encoding protein MAIN-LIKE 1-like, with protein sequence MVDRWRPETHSFHLPCGEMTVTLQDTQKILGLSVRGRPVIGHCRPDGWRARVEAFLGRPLPPEAPTQRTTGVPIAWLRQSFGNCPAHADQETVAYYCRAWILHLFGCVLFPDATGDTASWMYLPCLTDWDTTGTYSWASGVLAYLYRSLCEACRRTASSSSVGGCVYLLQLWMWARLPVGRPIVDAPREWFAVGNPRHRPTFAHLWDQAKVAFSRTSRAYVQYANELDTLRPSMVNWEPYTANDALHLGVSSMCSEDEDLYLMICPLICFYAVEWHLPNRVARQFGLCQQWPVPPFDTSVELHKIDRQKQKKTVEFQTLHRQYIEVWDQFHDNLYENEQPHTNYNFRAYLTWYLGVTRTRLKIQWTQADYAYLESSEDEDTSYDLAARQGTLIEAAPVLDRVGNAIKQSVLDIERFPRTGVDEHTLNNFLGRLARRLRRAAARCGCGTSAAMNVHVPQERQCNTPVVHGTSSLGGSGGQSSSRPTMDTFQSDDDEDEEGVAEERDYDELGLSQLPDAPSTQPMQSSLSKENCGFTRWVDPRPIHPHAEYIYYLQDRIFDLETEVSCGYNDDEEGDNSNGTGSQNTICNDPYCTCPNHKNKGPPSPPPPPPPPTTGGYYGEGATQFAMWPHY